From the genome of Vigna angularis cultivar LongXiaoDou No.4 chromosome 11, ASM1680809v1, whole genome shotgun sequence, one region includes:
- the LOC128194743 gene encoding uncharacterized protein LOC128194743, whose protein sequence is MARRQPNRETPEVPSLARALESIASALQQQGAALMQQHTTALQQLEAARLNSEASQRQHAETLRQLAENGTHMEAQPQRVQEWTLENFLQHRPAIFNGKTSPDEADLWIRNLEKIFEAKRCPPETRLAYSEYQLSGEAAHWWNNTKLVLEESGEIITWEIFKNKFYAEYFPDSVRHLKEVEFLQLVQGNKSVAEYADRFKHLVRFYTQPSNEEWRCRKFKNGLRANIQLAVNPLAIKEFAALVEHAKAVERLISEIEVQKLPRVGGPSGSRVERHVKNRPYDRPQPQRNPHQQQHQQRIIQCFVCGGPHLKSVCPQVNLRNKCFLCGAEGHFARDCFSNRRGTTQPQQPPQQGRTDNKPQATGRVYALTGAEAAKSGTLIIGCCNIAGRDLNVLFDSGATHSFLSETLIQELNLPVK, encoded by the coding sequence ATGGCTCGTAGACAACCCAATCGTGAAACCCCTGAGGTACCTAGCCTTGCAAGGGCTTTAGAATCTATCGCATCCGCTCTTCAACAACAGGGAGCTGCTTTAATGCAACAGCACACAACGGCCCTACAACAGTTAGAAGCGGCCAGACTAAATTCTGAAGCGAGCCAAAGACAACATGCGGAAACCTTAAGACAACTAGCCGAGAATGGCACCCATATGGAAGCTCAACCTCAGAGAGTTCAGGAATGGACCTTAGAAAATTTTCTGCAACATCGTCCAGCTATTTTTAATGGGAAAACGAGTCCGGATGAAGCTGATCTCTGGATAAGGAACTTGGAAAAGATTTTTGAAGCAAAGAGGTGTCCACCCGAAACTAGGTTGGCATACTCTGAGTATCAGCTATCTGGGGAAGCAGCACACTGGTGGAACAACACAAAGCTGGTATTAGAGGAAAGTGGTGAGATTATAACTTGggaaatttttaagaataaattttatgcTGAGTACTTTCCAGACAGTGTGAGACATTTGAAAGAGGTGGAGTTCTTGCAGCTGGTGCAAGGCAACAAATCCGTAGCTGAATATGCAGACAGGTTCAAACACTTGGTTCGTTTCTACACCCAACCGTCAAATGAAGAATGGAGGTGCAGGAAATTCAAAAATGGATTGAGAGCAAACATTCAACTAGCTGTGAATCCTTTAGCTATTAAGGAGTTTGCTGCTTTAGTAGAACATGCCAAAGCTGTAGAAAGGTTAATAAGTGAGATTGAAGTTCAGAAGTTACCAAGGGTAGGAGGACCATCTGGATCACGAGTTGAACGACATGTAAAGAATCGACCTTATGACAGACCACAACCTCAGAGGAATCCTCATCAGCAACAACACCAACAGAGAATAATCCAATGTTTCGTCTGCGGAGGACCTCATCTGAAAAGCGTCTGTCCACAAGTTAATCTACGCAACAAGTGTTTTCTTTGCGGAGCTGAAGGACATTTTGCTAGAGATTGTTTCTCTAACAGAAGAGGAACAACTCAACCTCAACAACCGCCTCAACAGGGAAGGACTGACAATAAACCACAAGCGACTGGGAGAGTCTATGCCTTAACGGGAGCAGAAGCTGCCAAATCAGGTACTCTCATCATTGGATGTTGTAATATAGCTGGTAGAGACTTGAATGTATTGTTTGATTCTGGAGCGACACACTCCTTTTTGTCTGAAACTCTTATTCAAGAGTTGAACCTACCTGTAAAATAG